A single genomic interval of Fimbriimonadaceae bacterium harbors:
- a CDS encoding right-handed parallel beta-helix repeat-containing protein: MLPVLLALSFQQVRLTPGLVLSKSATVAKGVYALPNASDDGSSAAIVVEGDGITVDFHGAVLEGTPPDTAPDQRAGTGVIVKGKNVTIKNLVVRGYRHGLIARNVPGLKILDSDFSYNWKQHLLSTLEREDGADWMSFHQNEKDEWLRYGEGIYLRGCGGFEVRGCTVVGGQSGLMLTECDNGKIWNNNFSFLSALGLGMYRSSRNVVMHNNIDWCVRGHSEGVYNRGQDSAGILVYEQSNFNTFAYNSVTHGGDGFFLWAGQTTMDTGRGGCNDNLLYANDFSHAPTNGIEATFSRNTFANNLILECWHGIWGGYSYDTKVLGNVFGLNAEGIALEHGQDIAVRGNVFRRDLTALAFWQNDTQDPNWAYPKNRDTRSRDTLVEGNVFEDIAGAAFRLRNSAGFVVRDNVFDRVAQLYAPNSPTKASAFENNSETGASPSPAVMQGSGLLVPVAAEQSPTYLQRFATGWEPYSPWTAPEGPRRLLGETSTRALESEIRTLAPKPLPGGRNPFLRPGTLRGRMYILVDEWGPYDFKSPKLWPRGKNADGSLRFQILGPKGKWNATTFRGATLSASSGDVPGWVDVRVAPGKATDLLLDFEYRGAAVVTPFGQRIPAGKAVRFEYRKFFTPIDWTVKWFAYDKATQEPRTMLDAFHKLLEGTPLKTEKTDTINYAWGGSPGAGVPDNYFATLAEGKFEVPAGEYTLNVTSDDGVRVWVDGKVVIDNWTYHGPTLDTAKLKLGGAHRIRVEHFEIDGYSTLKVELKPDA; this comes from the coding sequence ATGCTGCCCGTGCTTCTTGCCCTTTCCTTCCAACAGGTCCGCCTGACTCCCGGCCTGGTTCTCTCGAAGAGTGCGACGGTCGCCAAGGGGGTCTACGCCTTGCCCAACGCCTCGGACGACGGCTCGAGCGCGGCGATCGTGGTCGAGGGCGATGGGATCACGGTGGACTTCCACGGCGCGGTCCTCGAGGGCACGCCTCCGGACACCGCCCCGGACCAGCGCGCCGGTACGGGGGTGATCGTCAAGGGCAAGAACGTGACGATCAAGAACCTTGTGGTGCGGGGTTACCGCCACGGCTTGATCGCCCGAAACGTGCCCGGACTCAAGATTCTCGACTCCGACTTCTCCTACAACTGGAAGCAACACCTGCTCTCGACCCTCGAGCGGGAGGACGGTGCGGACTGGATGTCCTTCCACCAGAACGAGAAGGACGAGTGGCTTCGCTACGGCGAGGGGATTTACCTGCGGGGCTGCGGGGGGTTCGAAGTCCGGGGGTGCACCGTGGTCGGCGGCCAATCGGGCCTGATGCTCACTGAGTGTGATAACGGCAAGATTTGGAACAACAACTTCTCGTTTTTGAGCGCCCTGGGTCTCGGGATGTACCGTTCCAGCCGCAACGTGGTGATGCACAACAACATCGACTGGTGCGTTCGGGGCCACAGCGAGGGCGTCTACAACCGCGGGCAGGACTCCGCGGGGATTCTGGTCTACGAGCAGAGCAACTTCAACACGTTCGCCTACAACTCGGTGACGCACGGGGGCGACGGGTTCTTCCTCTGGGCGGGACAGACGACGATGGACACGGGTCGCGGCGGGTGCAACGACAACCTGCTCTACGCCAACGACTTCAGCCACGCGCCGACGAACGGCATCGAGGCGACCTTCAGCCGAAACACGTTCGCCAACAACTTGATCCTCGAGTGCTGGCACGGCATCTGGGGCGGCTACTCGTACGACACGAAGGTGTTGGGCAACGTCTTCGGCCTCAACGCCGAGGGGATCGCGCTGGAGCACGGCCAGGACATCGCCGTGCGCGGCAACGTGTTTCGGCGCGACCTCACCGCCTTGGCGTTCTGGCAGAACGATACGCAGGACCCGAACTGGGCCTACCCGAAGAACCGCGACACCCGCAGCCGGGACACGCTGGTCGAGGGGAACGTGTTCGAGGACATCGCCGGGGCCGCGTTCCGGTTGCGCAATTCGGCGGGATTCGTCGTGCGCGACAACGTGTTCGATCGCGTCGCGCAGCTCTACGCTCCGAACTCGCCAACCAAAGCATCCGCGTTTGAGAACAACTCCGAGACCGGCGCGAGCCCTTCGCCTGCCGTGATGCAGGGCAGCGGATTGCTCGTCCCCGTTGCCGCCGAACAGTCGCCGACGTATCTGCAGCGATTCGCAACAGGGTGGGAACCCTATTCGCCGTGGACCGCCCCCGAAGGCCCTCGGCGCCTGTTGGGAGAGACCTCGACGCGCGCGCTGGAAAGCGAGATTCGCACGCTCGCCCCGAAGCCGCTGCCCGGAGGCCGCAACCCCTTCCTTCGCCCGGGCACCCTGCGTGGCCGCATGTACATCCTCGTGGACGAGTGGGGCCCGTACGACTTCAAATCGCCAAAGCTCTGGCCGCGAGGCAAGAACGCCGATGGGTCGCTCCGCTTCCAGATCCTCGGGCCCAAGGGCAAATGGAACGCCACGACGTTTCGCGGGGCCACCCTCTCGGCGTCGAGCGGCGACGTTCCCGGCTGGGTGGACGTCCGCGTCGCGCCGGGCAAGGCCACGGACCTGCTCCTCGATTTCGAGTACCGGGGCGCGGCGGTCGTCACGCCCTTTGGGCAACGGATTCCCGCGGGCAAGGCCGTTCGGTTCGAGTACCGGAAGTTCTTCACGCCGATCGACTGGACGGTGAAGTGGTTCGCCTACGACAAGGCCACCCAAGAACCGCGCACGATGCTCGATGCCTTCCACAAGCTGCTCGAAGGCACGCCGCTCAAGACCGAGAAGACCGACACGATCAACTACGCCTGGGGCGGCTCCCCCGGCGCCGGCGTCCCCGACAACTACTTCGCCACGCTCGCCGAAGGCAAGTTCGAGGTCCCTGCCGGCGAGTACACGCTGAACGTCACGAGCGACGACGGCGTGCGCGTTTGGGTCGATGGGAAGGTGGTGATCGACAACTGGACGTACCACGGCCCGACATTGGACACGGCGAAGCTGAAGTTGGGCGGAGCGCACCGGATCCGAGTGGAGCACTTCGAGATCGACGGCTACTCCACGCTGAAGGTCGAATTGAAGCCCGATGCGTAG
- a CDS encoding efflux RND transporter periplasmic adaptor subunit, with protein MSRFKKTLWIGAPIVILAALVGWRFANKRATEGEQTQQMQARQGGAPPVELAVAGPRTIVEGTNAVGTAEAVQQAALAPKVSGRIEFLQVREGDSVKVGQVLVRIDPSEIQAQVLQNEANVAQARARLAQAQLNQNPTEVGVQGQIRTQTAGLTSARADFEQVKSNLESQIASADALVAQAEARLQSAKAQAGNAQAVLDRELASLANAQTRLTRTENLYKQGFIAAQEVDDARTAVEVQKQTVEVSRGQLKAATSAVASAQSDLKVATNQASIVRRKGTSDIAAAQAKVDQASAGLDVASANKAQDPAYRQNLAALKASVEAAEAQLRQVRAQLAQTVLASPIDGSVTQRNGDPGSLATPSQPVLVVESIDTLFVVASLPLEQSGNVRVGQGVEITFDAMPGRKVEGTLSNINPSADLQSRQFGIRIRVPNPDHAIRPGMYGRATIVSKRVEAAVAVPREAVRKTPAGERMVTVVDAESVAHDRKVTVGAEDASHVEITSGLKPGEKVVTLAYRPARDGQKVSTGEEKPRGGPGAPGGQGGRPQGQRP; from the coding sequence ATGTCGCGATTCAAAAAGACGCTGTGGATCGGGGCGCCGATCGTCATCCTTGCTGCCCTGGTCGGTTGGCGGTTTGCCAACAAGCGCGCAACGGAGGGCGAACAGACCCAGCAGATGCAGGCCCGCCAAGGGGGCGCACCACCCGTGGAACTGGCGGTCGCGGGCCCTCGGACGATCGTCGAGGGCACGAACGCGGTGGGCACGGCCGAAGCGGTGCAGCAGGCGGCCCTCGCGCCCAAGGTGAGCGGTCGGATCGAGTTCCTGCAGGTGCGCGAAGGCGATTCGGTGAAAGTCGGCCAGGTCCTCGTGCGCATCGACCCCAGCGAGATTCAGGCGCAGGTGCTCCAAAACGAAGCCAACGTGGCGCAAGCCCGGGCTCGCCTCGCACAGGCGCAGCTCAACCAGAACCCCACCGAAGTCGGCGTCCAAGGGCAGATCCGAACCCAAACCGCAGGCCTCACCAGCGCCCGCGCGGACTTTGAGCAGGTCAAGAGCAACCTCGAATCGCAGATCGCGTCCGCCGATGCGCTCGTCGCCCAAGCCGAGGCGCGGCTGCAGTCGGCCAAGGCGCAAGCCGGCAACGCGCAAGCCGTGCTCGACCGGGAGCTGGCGAGCCTTGCGAACGCCCAGACGCGCCTCACCCGCACCGAGAACCTCTACAAGCAAGGGTTCATCGCCGCACAGGAGGTGGACGACGCCCGCACCGCCGTCGAGGTCCAAAAGCAAACCGTGGAGGTCTCGCGCGGCCAGCTCAAAGCAGCGACTTCGGCCGTCGCCAGCGCACAGTCGGACCTGAAGGTCGCCACCAACCAAGCCTCCATCGTTCGCCGCAAGGGCACGTCCGACATCGCCGCCGCGCAGGCCAAGGTGGACCAGGCGTCCGCGGGCCTCGACGTCGCCAGCGCCAACAAGGCGCAGGACCCGGCGTACCGCCAGAACCTCGCCGCCCTGAAGGCCAGCGTCGAGGCGGCGGAGGCCCAGCTTCGGCAAGTGCGCGCCCAGTTGGCGCAAACCGTGCTCGCCTCCCCGATCGACGGCTCGGTGACCCAGCGCAACGGCGACCCCGGTTCGCTGGCCACGCCCTCCCAGCCCGTGCTCGTCGTCGAGAGCATCGACACGCTCTTCGTCGTCGCGTCGCTGCCGCTCGAGCAGAGCGGGAACGTGCGCGTGGGGCAAGGGGTCGAGATCACGTTCGACGCCATGCCGGGGCGCAAGGTCGAGGGCACCCTGTCCAACATCAATCCCTCGGCGGACCTGCAGAGCCGCCAGTTCGGCATCCGCATCCGTGTGCCGAACCCGGACCATGCGATCAGGCCCGGCATGTACGGGCGCGCGACGATCGTGAGCAAACGCGTCGAAGCCGCCGTCGCCGTGCCTCGCGAAGCCGTGCGGAAGACGCCCGCCGGCGAGCGGATGGTCACGGTGGTGGACGCGGAAAGCGTCGCCCACGACCGCAAGGTGACGGTCGGGGCGGAGGACGCCAGCCATGTGGAGATCACGAGCGGACTGAAACCGGGAGAGAAAGTGGTGACCCTCGCCTACCGCCCGGCGCGCGACGGCCAAAAGGTGAGCACGGGCGAAGAGAAGCCTCGCGGCGGACCGGGAGCCCCAGGGGGCCAGGGCGGACGTCCCCAGGGGCAACGGCCTTGA
- a CDS encoding efflux RND transporter permease subunit produces MNIAKFSVSRPVAVTMRIAALVLLGLVCFTRLPIDLLPRVQIPTVAVSVGWPNTSPEEMETQVARPIEQAVSTVPGLDMVSSNSSLGSAFVRVQFDYGVDIDAAAIDVMQAVQRAKRAFPNDPTLSEPTVFKFDPSTLPILMYGVSGEPDLVKLRDMMNTEVSPILESAGGVAQVNVGGGQDRAILVDVDPAKLQAFRLSIADVSRRLREENISLPAGITREGNTEYGIRAIGYFQSIDDLKNVPLGNRDGRLITLSQVADVRDASQEARSFTSMDGEPALVVTITKQSDANTVSTAENVKEKVAELQQRYPNLKFKAAYDQSRFIESSISDLEETAIIGAVLAILIITFFLRNLRSTFVVALSIPTSIISTFALLYFCGFTINTISLSGLALATGLIVDDAIVVLENIYRHIERDGKRRAEAAVSGAQEIMSAVFASTFTVMIVFMPLLLIKGQAGQTFTQFALVVVFSLAISLLDATTVVPMLASRLVHEEEVIEEAHPELREAHGHKPNALTRVFDRIGVWLQRLDHSYRNGLQWAIRKRVAVVGIAVGSVALALMLWPMVGREQLPQTDSGDLSVRVRLPIGTALSVTKRTMKEIEGILIADRDVETVIVGAGTGVSVRGAGGGGSSNEGSATVKLKAARSAKTEDVVKRLQAKLGKVPGVRAQVSPYDVVANILGGNNTGMSVEIYGPDLQVLPKVAEQVRAAMDGIPGLENVDVSVQEASPELHWSVDRDKAQTLGVSFSDIAATLSASTSGQLSSYYQENGYQYPIYVEVPEALRRTTEQLMRLPVVNSEKRGEPVLLGQVAKPEVGVGPNQISRNNRQRYISVGGRIAERAESEVQADVESALSTVTMPEGYRWSFGQRELKRKEEFSGLGLAVLLAIALIYMLLASQFESFIYPLVVLTSVPLCSIGLVLALFLTDRAFGLTAFIGLLMLVGIVVKNGILLVDYTNQLRARGMPRDEAILTAGPTRLRPILMTTLAASLGMLPLAIGLGSGSEMYTPLATAVVGGLITSTMLTLFVVPSVYTFFDDLARRFTKIDRDVARPTLVEPSVSAAERLAGSGVGPEEP; encoded by the coding sequence TTGAACATCGCGAAGTTCTCCGTTTCGCGTCCCGTCGCGGTCACGATGCGGATCGCTGCGTTGGTGCTTTTGGGCCTCGTCTGCTTCACCAGACTTCCGATCGATCTGCTGCCGCGCGTCCAGATTCCTACCGTGGCCGTCTCGGTGGGCTGGCCCAACACTTCGCCCGAGGAGATGGAGACCCAGGTCGCCCGCCCCATCGAACAGGCCGTTTCCACCGTGCCCGGCCTCGACATGGTCAGCTCGAACTCCTCGCTCGGAAGCGCCTTCGTGCGCGTTCAGTTCGATTACGGAGTGGACATCGACGCGGCGGCGATCGACGTGATGCAGGCCGTGCAGCGCGCCAAACGCGCGTTCCCCAACGATCCCACGCTCAGCGAACCCACGGTCTTCAAATTCGACCCGTCGACGCTCCCGATCCTCATGTACGGGGTTTCGGGCGAACCCGACCTCGTGAAGCTGCGCGACATGATGAACACCGAGGTCAGCCCGATCTTGGAGTCCGCAGGCGGCGTCGCCCAGGTCAACGTCGGTGGGGGTCAAGATCGGGCGATTCTGGTGGACGTCGATCCCGCGAAGCTACAGGCGTTCCGCCTCTCGATCGCCGACGTGTCGCGCCGCCTGAGGGAGGAGAACATCAGCCTTCCGGCGGGCATCACCCGCGAAGGGAACACCGAGTACGGCATCCGCGCGATCGGCTACTTCCAGTCGATCGACGACCTGAAGAACGTCCCGCTGGGGAACCGCGACGGCCGGCTCATCACGTTGAGCCAGGTGGCCGACGTGCGCGATGCGAGCCAGGAGGCGCGTTCGTTCACCAGCATGGACGGCGAGCCCGCGCTGGTCGTCACGATCACCAAGCAGAGCGACGCGAACACGGTCAGCACCGCCGAGAACGTCAAGGAGAAGGTCGCCGAGCTTCAACAGCGCTATCCGAATCTGAAGTTCAAGGCCGCGTACGACCAGTCGCGCTTCATCGAGAGCTCCATCTCGGATCTGGAGGAGACCGCGATCATCGGCGCGGTGCTGGCGATCCTCATCATCACGTTCTTCTTGCGCAATTTGCGCAGCACGTTCGTGGTGGCCCTTTCGATCCCGACCTCCATCATCTCGACCTTCGCGCTGCTCTACTTCTGCGGCTTCACGATCAACACGATCTCCCTCAGCGGCCTGGCGCTTGCCACCGGCCTGATCGTCGACGACGCCATCGTCGTGCTCGAGAACATCTACCGGCACATCGAACGCGACGGCAAGCGGCGTGCGGAGGCCGCGGTGAGCGGCGCGCAGGAGATCATGTCCGCCGTGTTCGCCTCGACGTTCACGGTGATGATCGTGTTCATGCCGCTGCTGCTCATCAAGGGGCAGGCGGGGCAGACCTTCACCCAGTTCGCCCTCGTCGTCGTGTTTTCGCTGGCGATCTCGCTGCTCGACGCGACGACGGTCGTGCCGATGCTCGCCTCCCGCCTCGTGCACGAGGAGGAGGTCATCGAGGAGGCGCACCCCGAGCTGCGCGAGGCGCACGGCCATAAGCCCAACGCGCTCACCCGCGTCTTCGACCGCATCGGCGTCTGGCTTCAGAGGCTGGATCACAGCTACCGCAACGGGCTGCAGTGGGCGATCCGGAAGCGGGTGGCCGTCGTCGGGATCGCCGTGGGGTCGGTGGCCCTCGCGCTGATGCTCTGGCCGATGGTGGGACGCGAGCAGCTTCCGCAGACGGACAGCGGCGACCTTTCGGTGCGCGTTCGACTCCCGATCGGGACGGCTTTGAGTGTGACAAAGCGCACGATGAAGGAGATCGAGGGGATCCTCATCGCGGACCGGGATGTGGAGACGGTCATCGTCGGCGCCGGCACGGGCGTGAGCGTGCGCGGCGCGGGAGGAGGCGGCTCGTCGAACGAGGGTTCGGCCACGGTGAAGCTCAAAGCAGCCCGCAGCGCCAAGACCGAGGACGTGGTGAAGCGGCTGCAGGCCAAGCTCGGCAAGGTCCCGGGAGTGCGCGCGCAGGTGAGCCCCTACGACGTGGTCGCGAACATCCTCGGCGGCAACAACACGGGGATGTCGGTCGAGATCTACGGTCCGGACTTGCAGGTGCTGCCCAAGGTCGCCGAACAGGTGCGGGCCGCGATGGACGGGATTCCCGGGCTCGAAAATGTGGACGTTTCGGTCCAGGAGGCGAGCCCGGAGCTGCACTGGAGCGTGGACCGCGACAAGGCGCAGACCCTGGGGGTCTCCTTCTCGGACATCGCCGCCACGCTGTCCGCGAGCACCAGCGGCCAACTCTCCTCCTACTATCAGGAGAACGGCTACCAATACCCCATCTACGTGGAGGTCCCGGAGGCGCTTCGGCGGACCACGGAGCAACTGATGCGGCTGCCCGTCGTGAATTCGGAAAAGCGCGGCGAGCCGGTGCTGCTGGGCCAGGTCGCGAAGCCCGAGGTGGGCGTCGGGCCGAACCAGATCAGCCGCAACAACCGACAGCGCTACATCTCGGTCGGCGGGCGGATCGCCGAGCGCGCCGAAAGCGAAGTGCAGGCGGACGTGGAGTCGGCGCTGTCGACGGTGACGATGCCCGAAGGGTACCGCTGGTCGTTCGGGCAGAGGGAGTTGAAGCGCAAGGAGGAGTTCTCGGGCCTCGGGCTCGCGGTGCTGCTCGCCATCGCGCTGATCTACATGCTGCTCGCGTCGCAGTTCGAGTCGTTCATCTATCCGCTCGTCGTGCTCACGTCGGTGCCGCTCTGCTCGATCGGGCTGGTGCTGGCGCTGTTCCTCACGGATCGGGCGTTCGGCCTGACCGCCTTCATCGGGCTGCTGATGCTGGTGGGGATCGTCGTGAAGAACGGCATCTTGTTGGTGGATTACACGAACCAGTTGCGCGCGCGCGGCATGCCGCGCGACGAGGCGATCCTCACGGCGGGACCCACGCGTTTGCGCCCGATTCTGATGACCACGCTCGCGGCGTCGCTCGGCATGCTGCCGCTGGCCATCGGGCTGGGCAGCGGGTCCGAGATGTACACCCCGCTGGCCACGGCGGTGGTGGGTGGCTTGATCACTTCCACGATGCTCACGCTGTTCGTCGTGCCGAGCGTCTACACGTTCTTCGACGACCTCGCGCGCCGGTTCACGAAGATCGATCGCGACGTGGCGCGGCCGACGCTTGTCGAACCGAGCGTCTCGGCCGCCGAGCGGCTCGCGGGTTCCGGCGTAGGCCCCGAGGAGCCCTAG
- a CDS encoding TolC family protein, whose amino-acid sequence MKNLRSLLAAAFVAASAEGFAQTPPIKPQTPDVVVPPALVLPMQPGGVAKTLGVDEAVALALRQLPALISARAGVEGASGRAAQAGSGLNPSFSVSGSANRTDQLRGAGGDQGNLAASVTLQQLLYDFERTRSLAAQGRSDLEASKKGLAALEQGVTLLVRTAYYGWTQNLALVGVSERNVANRKRQLDLAEARLDSGLGAPGDFLRAKTNYADSVLALENARQTALTSQIDLADLLGEDPRTALTPDESALALPAPEVDLNALVARALQNRPEVLQAEARLRSAQYGVTAAKSVNAPRLSAVGTVSGRGETDLGQSQTGTWGLALTWNPFDGGFARGREREARAQLDAVAADLVQVRHDVVGDVSAAFVVLDTALRRLTTAQAQVQMARELLRVSEGRYQGGIGQFLEVTDAQNLLFSAERTLAQTESDVRIAQARLDRAVG is encoded by the coding sequence ATGAAGAACCTCCGATCCCTGCTCGCCGCCGCCTTCGTCGCCGCATCCGCGGAAGGCTTCGCCCAAACCCCTCCGATCAAGCCGCAGACCCCCGACGTCGTCGTGCCGCCCGCGTTGGTGCTTCCCATGCAGCCCGGCGGAGTCGCCAAGACGCTCGGGGTGGACGAGGCCGTGGCGTTGGCGTTGCGGCAGCTCCCCGCCCTGATCAGCGCGCGAGCGGGCGTCGAAGGGGCCAGCGGGCGCGCCGCGCAAGCGGGGTCGGGGTTGAACCCCTCGTTCTCGGTGTCGGGTTCGGCGAACCGCACGGACCAGTTGCGGGGAGCGGGCGGTGACCAGGGGAACCTCGCCGCCTCCGTGACGCTTCAGCAACTCCTGTACGATTTCGAGCGTACCCGCAGCCTGGCCGCGCAGGGCCGCTCCGACCTCGAGGCATCGAAGAAGGGCCTCGCCGCGCTGGAGCAGGGGGTGACCCTGCTGGTGCGCACCGCCTACTACGGTTGGACGCAGAACCTCGCGCTGGTCGGCGTGAGCGAACGCAACGTCGCGAACCGCAAGCGGCAGCTCGACCTCGCCGAGGCGCGTTTGGACTCGGGGCTCGGGGCGCCGGGCGACTTCCTTCGCGCGAAGACCAACTATGCGGATTCGGTGCTCGCCCTCGAGAACGCGCGCCAGACGGCGCTCACGAGTCAGATCGACTTGGCCGATCTCTTGGGCGAGGACCCGAGGACCGCGCTGACGCCCGACGAATCGGCCCTCGCGTTGCCTGCGCCCGAGGTGGATCTGAACGCGCTGGTCGCGCGGGCCCTGCAGAACCGCCCAGAGGTTTTGCAGGCCGAGGCGCGTTTACGGTCGGCGCAGTACGGGGTGACGGCCGCGAAGAGCGTGAACGCGCCGCGCCTGTCGGCCGTGGGCACGGTGAGCGGGCGAGGCGAGACGGACCTTGGCCAGTCGCAGACTGGGACTTGGGGCTTGGCGCTGACGTGGAACCCGTTCGACGGCGGCTTCGCCCGCGGCCGCGAGCGCGAGGCGCGGGCGCAGCTCGACGCGGTCGCTGCCGATCTGGTGCAGGTGCGGCACGACGTCGTCGGCGACGTGAGCGCGGCGTTTGTGGTGCTGGACACGGCGCTTCGGCGGTTGACCACGGCCCAGGCGCAGGTGCAGATGGCGCGGGAACTGCTGCGCGTGAGCGAGGGGCGCTACCAGGGCGGCATCGGCCAGTTCTTGGAGGTCACCGACGCGCAGAACCTGCTGTTCTCCGCCGAACGGACCCTGGCCCAAACCGAGAGCGACGTGCGCATCGCCCAAGCACGCCTCGACCGCGCCGTAGGCTAG
- a CDS encoding carbohydrate ABC transporter permease, translating to MKALRITASYLLLLALAAFLMAPFVWMVLVSLHESRQPIPPLNEIVPATPHWENYPLVLFKLNLPVDRFFFNSVFVTFTVVAAQLLLTSMAAYGFARLRFWGREVVFALFLGSLMFSGPVTQIPVYLLLRSLGWLDTYYALIVPGISSAFSVFLLRQFFLQVPAELDEAAKLDGAGEFRIYWKVILPLSKAALATAGAFTFFAVWTDFFGPLIFTNSTEMRTLEVGLSVFKNSYGGSNWPLQMTAAVIVMAPLLVAFLFAQRYFVRGIMLGGIK from the coding sequence ATGAAAGCCCTTCGCATCACCGCCTCGTATCTGCTGCTTCTCGCGCTGGCGGCCTTCCTCATGGCGCCGTTTGTGTGGATGGTGCTGGTCTCGCTGCATGAAAGCCGCCAGCCGATTCCGCCCCTCAACGAGATCGTGCCCGCAACGCCGCACTGGGAGAACTACCCGCTGGTGCTGTTCAAGCTGAACCTGCCGGTGGACCGATTCTTCTTCAACTCGGTGTTCGTGACGTTCACGGTGGTGGCCGCCCAGCTCCTGCTCACGTCCATGGCTGCCTACGGGTTCGCGCGGCTGCGATTTTGGGGACGGGAGGTCGTGTTCGCGCTCTTCCTGGGATCCCTGATGTTCTCGGGCCCCGTCACGCAGATTCCGGTGTACCTGCTGCTCCGCTCGCTGGGATGGCTGGACACGTACTACGCGCTGATCGTGCCGGGCATCAGCAGCGCGTTCTCCGTGTTCCTGCTGCGCCAGTTCTTCCTGCAGGTGCCGGCGGAACTGGACGAGGCCGCCAAGCTGGACGGTGCGGGCGAGTTCCGCATCTACTGGAAGGTGATCCTCCCGCTCTCGAAGGCCGCGCTGGCCACGGCCGGGGCCTTCACGTTCTTCGCGGTGTGGACCGACTTCTTCGGCCCCTTGATCTTCACGAACTCGACGGAGATGCGCACGCTCGAGGTGGGCCTTTCCGTGTTCAAGAACTCCTACGGAGGCTCGAACTGGCCACTCCAGATGACCGCCGCGGTGATCGTGATGGCGCCCTTGCTGGTCGCGTTTCTCTTCGCCCAGCGCTACTTCGTGAGGGGCATCATGCTCGGCGGCATCAAATAG
- a CDS encoding four helix bundle protein, with amino-acid sequence MSSFSTGYKQLTVWRSAMDLVQEIYAATWDLPESERFGLSSQIRRAAVSIPANIAEGNGRAHAKEYAQFLNVAIGSLRELETLWILCQELGFVQQSPRLDESLDKTARMLTRLRASIISPRIVPS; translated from the coding sequence ATGAGTAGTTTTAGTACTGGCTACAAGCAGCTCACCGTCTGGCGGTCTGCGATGGACCTTGTTCAAGAGATCTACGCGGCCACATGGGATCTGCCGGAGAGCGAGAGGTTCGGGCTCTCCTCGCAGATCCGACGCGCCGCCGTCTCGATCCCAGCCAACATCGCCGAAGGGAACGGACGGGCCCACGCAAAGGAGTACGCCCAGTTTCTCAACGTTGCAATCGGAAGCCTCCGCGAATTGGAGACCCTGTGGATTCTCTGCCAAGAGCTTGGGTTCGTTCAGCAGTCACCACGCCTCGATGAATCTCTCGACAAGACCGCTCGGATGCTGACTCGACTGCGCGCATCCATCATCTCTCCAAGAATTGTCCCCTCCTGA
- a CDS encoding sugar ABC transporter permease: protein MSVSRRREARLGWVFVAPAFVHLLVFALFPMLYALYISLFKWQLLRENQLFVGLQNYAMAFAESPFWNAMWNSARFTLAAVPLGMIVALAVAILVNQKLRGVTVFRTLFYIPSIASGVAIAMLWIYVYLPETGMINTILAAFGVKSIDFLNRAEWAMWALVFMSVWTGLGPRMVLFLAGLLSIPQTLYEAAELDGASKLRTLWSVTLPMLVPTTLFVLVTSTIGALQIFTPVYMMTKGQPEDTTDVVGYHIYTEAWVNFNVGLASAKSFVLLAVVIAISVIQFRMMRGSMRGYSAT from the coding sequence GTGAGCGTTAGCCGTCGGCGCGAGGCTCGGCTCGGGTGGGTGTTCGTGGCGCCGGCGTTCGTGCACCTCCTGGTGTTCGCGCTGTTCCCGATGCTCTACGCGCTCTACATCAGCCTCTTCAAGTGGCAGCTGCTGCGCGAAAACCAGCTGTTCGTGGGGCTGCAGAACTACGCCATGGCGTTCGCGGAGTCGCCGTTCTGGAACGCGATGTGGAACTCGGCGCGGTTCACCCTCGCCGCGGTTCCTCTCGGCATGATCGTCGCGCTTGCGGTCGCGATCCTCGTGAACCAGAAGCTGCGTGGGGTCACGGTGTTCCGCACGCTCTTCTACATCCCTTCCATCGCCTCCGGAGTCGCGATCGCGATGCTCTGGATCTATGTGTATCTTCCGGAGACCGGCATGATCAACACGATCCTCGCGGCTTTCGGAGTGAAGAGCATCGACTTCCTCAACCGCGCGGAGTGGGCGATGTGGGCGCTCGTGTTCATGTCGGTCTGGACCGGCCTCGGCCCCCGCATGGTGCTGTTCCTGGCGGGGCTGCTCAGCATCCCGCAAACCCTCTACGAGGCCGCCGAGCTCGACGGCGCCTCCAAACTCCGCACGCTCTGGTCGGTGACCCTCCCGATGCTCGTCCCCACCACCCTGTTCGTACTGGTCACGTCCACGATCGGCGCGCTGCAGATCTTCACGCCGGTGTACATGATGACGAAGGGGCAGCCCGAGGACACGACCGACGTCGTCGGCTACCACATCTACACCGAGGCGTGGGTGAACTTCAACGTCGGCCTGGCCTCCGCGAAGTCGTTCGTGCTGCTGGCCGTCGTGATCGCCATCTCGGTGATCCAGTTCCGCATGATGCGCGGGTCGATGAGGGGGTATAGCGCGACGTGA